The Sporosarcina sp. Te-1 DNA window TCGCTGCCATCTTATCTATATTTATCCTGCCAAATCCGACACCAACCGCTAATCAGGATAATGCTAGGAAAAAACAGGATAACATATTGGCCCAGTTGGTTCGTTCTACAAAAACACCTTATTTCGTCATTTTACTTGTTATGTTCGTATTCTCATTTGGGCTTGCGAATTATCAATCAACCATCTCGTTATACGTGGACCATAAATACGGTTATACGCCTTCCCAAATCGCGGTATTGATTACGGTCGGCGGGTTTGTTGGCGTCGTTGTCCAAACGTTTGTCATCAATCCGTTATTCAAGCGATTTGGTGAAATGAAGATCATCCTTTTCAATCTTGTCCTAGCTGCCGTCTCAATGGTTTGCATCCTGGCAGTTAATACATTTTGGACCATATTGGCTGTGGCGACCGTCTTTTCAATCGCAACTTCCTTGCTTCGGCCAGCTGTCAATACGCTCGTTTCCAAACTGGCTGGAGATGAACAAGGTTTTGCAGCCGGGATGATGAATGCTTACATGAGTTTAGGCAATATGGTGGGTCCAGCTTTGGCCGGCTCTATATTCGATATCAATATTACGTTCCCCTACATGGTAGGAACAGCTATTCTCTTTGTCTGCTTTGGTATTGCCAGCTATTGGGCCAAACGGAACACAACGATCCTGGAAGCAACTAGGACAACATAGAAAAGGCTCATCCAACTTTGAAAAAGTTCGGATGAGCCTTATTTATTACCTTCTCTGTTTAGCCTTCAACAACTCGGCGACATGATCCTGCTGTTCTTGCCCGGTTTCTGCTTCGACTGGTTTCCTTTCACGTTTCTTCATCGTTTTGCCTTGGATGAGACCGAAACGCCTCAACGTAATATCGATGAAGAACAACAGCATAGCTGCAAGTAACAAGTAATCAGTTATTGGCAATCGATTGCCGCTTTTGAATGGATGTGGCCTAAACACTTCCTCGGGATTCTCTACTAATGGTTCTCCTCCCGTTTTTTCCGAGATCGCTTGAAGAAGTCTCTCATTAGGTTCTGCCGGCCGGTACTCCTCGCTGTACGGAACTGAAACACCT harbors:
- a CDS encoding MFS transporter; this translates as MTTASSKAALYILMFNMFIAMSGIGLIIPIMPQFLGTFGAAGSVLGFLIAIFSFAQFIFSPLAGGLSDRHGRKKIIIFGLIIYGLSQLAFSLSTEIWMLFIARFFSGFGSAFIVPPMMAFVADITAYEDRGKGMGMLGASMSLGFMIGPAIGGFLSKVSLEFPFYVAAGAAIFAAILSIFILPNPTPTANQDNARKKQDNILAQLVRSTKTPYFVILLVMFVFSFGLANYQSTISLYVDHKYGYTPSQIAVLITVGGFVGVVVQTFVINPLFKRFGEMKIILFNLVLAAVSMVCILAVNTFWTILAVATVFSIATSLLRPAVNTLVSKLAGDEQGFAAGMMNAYMSLGNMVGPALAGSIFDINITFPYMVGTAILFVCFGIASYWAKRNTTILEATRTT